The window gaatgctagtcccatcctgattccctttctctctctttttcttttgttctacccagttatgtcaagggtttcttgccctttttgaagatttaagttcttctgccagctctgtatgagtcgttttacatgtagatgtgttttttggatgtgtttgtgggagaagctgAGCTCCAAGTcgtactcctccaccatcttgatccaccTCTCCTTAATTTCTTCTAAGAGCTTCCTAAGAAAGAATTCTTAATGAGTTATTTCATTAGGAAAGAATATGTGTGTTTTTCAATTCTAAGTGGCTATTTTCCCAGATGTGAAATCTTTGGGTTATGTTTTCTTGCCTTAGaaagttttttagtttttctccacTTCCATTTATTTAACAATGGTTAATTAGTTACTGGAGCAACACATGAGTATTCAACTAGATTGTTAATTAGTGGGAACTGTGTATATTTTACCTCTCCAAATCTGGGTGAAGAAAAAATCCCTTTCTATGGAAcggtatttattttattctttattgtttccgtgttttcagttttactgagatgagctattttatcttgtgttttaagatgtgtttctatttttaaaaataatttaccttcATTTTTATAAGATAAAATTGCAAACACTTGTTTATATTCAGGTTAAAAAGTTCaaagataatttaatattttaggcAAGTCATAGAATTTTTGATAGTGTACGACAATCTGTGacttaaaaatcttatttaatcGTAAGTTGCTGATATGAGATCAGAAGATAATCAgcagtttagaaaataaaagatagaagAAACCTAAAAAGATTTCAGGAGGAAACAGAGGTGGTAATTTATAAGTTTGGTGTTTCACTGGCAAGTTTTTACTGGCTGACTTGGAGGCAACAAGCAAAATAATGGATAACTGTGAGGCTGTTCTCTGAAACTTGTTTCTCCTGCACTACCCAGCCTTTTAAAAGCTTCTGCAACAGCCGGGTTCTTCATAATGCAGCCTAGCTCATTGCTTTCTAGCATTCCagaagtttctttctcttctttctattttaGTTCCTATATATTCATGTTATTTAGAATTTAATAATACTTCATTACCCTATAACTTTCTATTCATTCTTGTTTAGTCCAAGTGGAAAATGTTGAAGGAAATATCCCTCTGAGGTAGCATTACACTGATGTTGGAGATCATATCAGGCAGTGATCTCTTTTCTAGTGACTTTAATTCTAGATACATGAAGTAACTATGTATATAGGGCAACAAAATAAGTAGTCTTGTTTAGATAGAGGCCATCATATTGAATATGATTACAAATATGATGCAAtttcattatttgtatatatatgtatacattctttcattctttatttctttctattagaTAAATGTTTAATCCTATGGAtaagtcaattttttaaatcatttccagGTAAAGAGAATTCAGTTCAGTATTCTGAAATTATAACTCAAAACTGATATTCACATTCTTTAAAGTCACCTTTAAGGAAAAAATCAGCTCATCATAGGAGATAATTCAGTATGAAAGAAAGAACTCTATCTGCCACCATTCCACGTTGGACCTTGATTGCCAACTACGTTATCAattaataatttgaatattttaagataaatcaAACCTCTGGGATTCTTCTTATTAtccattcatatttatttctaataaaattgtGATCTAAGAATCTGTTTTCCTCAAAAGCTTGACAAATTACCTTGccaaataataaaactgaagcCCTATCACATCCTATGAAATAATCTAAGCCTTTGATGGCTAATGTTCCTCAGTTTGAACTgagaattttacatatatatatacacgcatatatgtgtaatatatatataatatatgttatgCAAATATAGACTATGAGTCAAGTGTTctaaactacattttaatttacaaaatatagtCATTTATAGAGGTCTTAGTGCCAGGAAAAAAGAATTAGGTGATAAATAATTTACTAGTGAATCACACCTATTTCactgaaaggaaaatagaaaatttgaaaatactatTAATTAAAATGCACTGCTAAATTTACTGCATGagaaaaaattagagacaaataTAGCACACAAACATACCAAAAAGctagaatataaaaaacaaagaaataataaggtATCTGTTAAGGCCAGCCAACTTAGAATTCCTCTCCTTAAGGCCTACTTTTACCTTGGAGAATGTAATTAGACATTGCTATAAGAACATATAGCTGTTTCCccaagggaagaggaaaaaggaggtttcatgtaagaaaacaaagcaagatattgctctattattattaatattattaacacAGTGCAcccaaaagttttattttattgtcagtACTGCTGAAAGGATACCATCCCAAATAACGTCAAACAACTCTGATGTTTTTGCCATTCattttaattcatgtttttaattCTATTAACTACATGAGGCATAATTTACAGACATTAGGATGGACAAGTCTTAAAACATATAGactgaaaattttgttttccttgtgcatgcatctgtgaaaccatcacccTTGTCAAATTGCAAAATATTTCTCTTACACCAAAATTTTCCCTTGGGCTCCTTTGCAGTAAATATTCACCAGCAGAAATAAGGACTATTCTCATTTCTCTCACAAAATATCAGTTGTATCTATTGctgtatttcatttaaataaaatcttataatATGTACTCTTTTGATTATCTTCCCCATAAAATCACTGTCCTTAAGAGATAGATGCCATTTCTTTCatgtacaaaatatttattttttaaaatttgattactGGGTAGAATTCCACTGAGTAAATGTCCTCTAATCCCATCTTAATGCCTACTTCTCAGATGACCTAAACTAACATAATTGGTACTGGGAGTGGTCTGAGAATCAGATGGTTAATGGGAATTTGTAGCTGGCTCACTCACCACCTTTATGGGTAAATAGGACTCTGTTGGATGTGGTAGATAGGACACAGATGAGCTCTGGCATAGTGTATGTGTCTGATTTGCTGACGATTTCACAGGTGGTGATGTAGGAATACATCCTGTTGGAAAGGAATTCTACTGCAGGTGAATGATTCAGTCATTTGAAAGATAAGGGGAGACAAATTCCTACAATGAGTAGAGTTGTTTGTTCATCATAAGTTGTAGTGGTGccttgaaataaaaatggaaagtgacTAACAAACAGTTAAAAGTTAAGTTTAAGGATTTATGAACTCTTTGGTAGTTGATGAAGAGTCTCTTGTCTCCTGTGGTAAGTAGACAAGTAGGAGACTGAAGATCGAGCAGAGTTACACAGCTCCAGAGAGATGCAAACACTCAGTCAAAGCTTATGTGTATTAAGCTAAGGTCAGGGCACTGACAGGGAAATCTAAAAACCCTGAAATATGATATAGGTATATCTGGATAATTACCTCTGCAGACTTTGGTTCTTCAGACTTCTTCACCTTAGTAAGAGCTCGAACTTTCTCCTACTCTAGGAGCTTCAGAGACTTCTCTTCTGCAAGGCAGGACATAACATTTTAGGCCTGGCTAACTTCCCCTCCAGAAGATAATTAGAGTAGAGCCCCAGAATAACCCCTAGGCCACTTGGGGTCTGATcaggaaggaaagagattttATACTAACATAATTGTCAGATTTCACTTGCATGTTCTGGCAGGAACCATGGGACTATGTTGAAGGGAAGTGTTGAGGTTTCCTTCATCATGCACTGTTCTCTTGACCTTGGTGGACATCTTTATGGTAgctatttttaattctctgtcAAAGAAGTCATATGACTGTTTCATTAGGGTCAGTTTCTAGAAATTTCTCTGGTTCCTCTGTTTAAAACATCTTTGGCTAGTTCTCTGTTTCCTTGATACTCTGTGTTCATTTCTACCCACTAGACAATGCAGCCTTCCAGTCTTCACAGATTGGGCTTGTCCTGGAAAAGGTCCTCAGTAATAAGTCTGGCCTGAGTTTCAAGCGTCCTTTGTCAATGTTTTTTCCTCCCACAGGGGAAGCAGACAGCCTCTGGGCAATGGTTTTCACTTTTACCATGCTGTGCTGAGCTCATGATGGGGTGTGGAGGTAGAGCTATGGTATCTGGGGTCCAAGCTGGCCATCTCCATTTCCCTCCAACATCTAGACTGTGCCAAGGCTGTCAGAACTCCAGGATTGGTGAGATGAGTGCTAGTTCTTTGGGAAGCCTCTTGGAAATTGGGGTACTAGATGCATAAATTGACTCTTTCTTTACAGGGTGAAGCTGAGAGTTGGAATTTTTTATCCACTCACTCTGCACTGAGTTATGGAGGATCAGTGGCATATGTTGGCTCAAGCTACTGCCTGTTTTCCTCCGAGCAGCTAGACAATGACAGATCTGCCAGAGCTCCAAGACCAGCAAGACCTCAGTCTCCTTACCTGCCTTGGTGAGTCTGATTTTTCATTCTCCTGAAATGCAGGAGAAGTTCCGTTATTTTCTGATGTCTCATGAAGAAATTTGTCCATGAATTGTTGCTGAATTGTTGTGTTTGTGGAGGAAGGAGAGTCCAGGGATTCCTCCTCTCCCATGTTGCTGATGTCACGTCACTCCTAGCATCAAGTATTGATACAAGTTGcaatgtggatgaatcttgaaaacattaaacAAGAAGAAGCCAGCCTCAAAAAATGACATCCTcattcccctcccaccccatggACCTAGGAAACCATTGATCTACTTTCTACCTGTAAAGATTTGCCTATTCaggacatttcatacaaatgacTCGTACAATGTGCAGTAATTAGTGACCCATTCTTTAACTGAGCTAAAAGTTTCAAGATTCATGTGTGTTGTAGCCTTGTAAGTACCTGATTCCTCTTTAtttgccaagtaatattccattgtatggatatagtgtatttgtttataattcatcagttgatgaacatttgggttgttttaacCTTTTGAGTATTATGAGGAAAGATACTATAGTCATTCATGTACAGTTTTTTTATGAGACACGtgttttattttgcatgtgtATTTGAGATGAAATGGCTAAGTCacatggtaactctgtgtttactATTTTGAGGAACCATCAAAATCCCTCCAAAATGTTTGTTCCATGTTATATATGAGGGTTCCAGTTGTTCTAGATCCCCATCAAACTCTTGTTAATGTCTTCTTTCAGATAATAGCTATCTTAGTAGATGTGAAGTGGTTTCCTATGGAGAATTGGATTTATATTTCTTAGTGGACTAATGCTGTTGAGCATCTCTTACTGTACTTATTatccatttgtatatattcttggaGCTGGCAATTTAGagtctgcctatttttaattattttgtcctttttttagaatTGTGAAAGTTCTTTATGTGTTGTGGATACAAGTCAGTAATAAGATTTGTGATTTATGAATATTATTCTCATTCTGTTCAGTGCCTTTTTCACTTCCTTCTGACTCTCATTTcatgctgttgttttgtttttcttgtgagtttatatttttaaaacctttctgTGAGACTTCAGTGAATGCtattttcaaagaacatttttatagtGAATATCTGTATACTTTTGCCAAATGTATGAGCCTACATGTTTTAAGTagcaagttaaaagaaaaattcttgccTTGATTTGTTGGAACATACAAAGATCATTTATGACAAGACAAACATAATTTTTAGgaagcatttattttcatctccACCAAGAACTAGGTTTGagagacattttttgtttgtttgcttgcttcttACTTCTGCTTGGTGGGCTTTCttctaattttctattgtttttcagaAATCGAGGCTTTAGCATAGCCTCCAGTCAATCTCCATCCTTGTTCACGCTCAAAGTCTAGAATCTCCCAAATTCCAAGTTCTACTTGTAGGCTCTCTAGGTAATGATATTCTGTAGATGTTCTCAGAATGGGCAATGTTTTAATACTGGCTTATTTTCCTGGAGTTTAAGGTTCAAACTGAGCCGCAGTTACGATTTTTCACTGTAACATCTACAGTTGAtctaaaagtcattttaaatgattttagcaATTTTATATATTGTGTAACTCAATCTTGTGTGCTATACTGACAGACACAAAAATCTCACATAATATTTTATCAACTGGCATATAATCCCATCCACCACTGGATATGTATTTTGCCACATAAATGGTTAGGATTCCTTTAATATGGGTATGCTGTAATATAaggctgaatttttttgtttactaAATAGAAATAGAGTTAAATATATGATGTCTTATTATAAATACTCTGAACAtgctttgtttcttctcttacatttgccttaatatttttatgcattaattttctttttacttaattcAAGAGCCCTAATACttctaatttgttttctaaagtGTATGAGCACCATATACCCTTGTGAATTCTAATCTTATTAAAAGATAATGTCTTGCAGTAGAGGTGCATTATTCTTCAGCTGTAGGTCAAATTGAATAATATTCTGCTAAAACATAGTTATTTCATCCTTTCTGTATTCATTCAGTAAGTATGTATGAATTTATGTGTTCCAGTATATACACTAGATACTAGTGAACTTATGGCCTAAAAACAAGGCTGACATTAGCCCATAATTACACAAGTAGTTATTACCATAATTTATATGAAGAACTGAAATTGCAGCATGctataaatgagtaaaataaagacatttaaactGTCCAAGTAAATTTAGGAAAGGTGttctaaaatgtaatattttatctgGATCCTATACTGAAAGAAGAGTTAGTGGGGTAAAAAGGTAATAGAAGAGTATTCCTTGTGAAGGGAAAAGCCTGGAAATAGTTCTAAGTTAAGAAGATGCCTGATGCTTTGGAGAACTTGAAAGAAAGTGAATGTGATGCTAAACATTATGAAAAGGTGTAGGTTGGAACAAAATTCTTGAGGCAGGGCATATTATGTAGAGTTTTGAAGTCCAGTTGATATGAACCTacgtctttttaatttttttttttttttttggccacatccatggcatgtgtaagttcctgggccagggatcaagcatgTACCACaagagcaacccaagccactgcagtgacaacactagatccttaacacactgcacaaCAAAGGAACTCCATGAACTTAAGTCTTAATGGCACAAAATAGACTtagtgaaggaagaaaatgagaattaaagtATAATGACGTCACTCTGGATGATTATGGAGAATGTCTTCAATGGAGGAAAAAGAATTTGTGGTGGTCTAGGATCAATTTCAACACTGTTGCCTAGAACAAGCAAGAAATGTTTGTCTCTTGAATTGGGAAATTTTATTCAGTGATAATGAGATTCCCAATTTAGCACTCTTTTCAACACTCACAAGCCAATTAGACTTTGCTTAGAATAGCAATGAAAGATCACAAGCCTACCAAAAACAAAATGATCTGTAGTTTTATGTaaagcacttggaaaaaaaaattacatgatatagtacataaattcaaaaagtgtagttcacatttatttattgaagtttGAAAGTCAACTGTGAATATATAACATCATTTCTTGGATGATTTGGTTTCAAGGCTGTTCTTTGTAGTGCTATAAAAAttgttcttactttttttttccttttggtatctTATATTCACTTTAGATAACTTACATTCACAATATTATGAAATTGATTCTTATTTTTGTCTCATTGTTTCAAGAGATTAGATCATTTTCCATTGTTGTTTATATcctttcaataattatttgtttgcCTCATTTAATAAGTTTACAATTCATTAACAATCCGTATCTATTAACATCATCTCTAATAGAATTTaccacatattttatatttatttatttaatagtgaATATGTATTGAATCTGCATGGTATTCAATgcttttgtatgtttattttgctATAGATCACTAATTATCATTATAATAGCATTaactgagaatttaaaatatttattattgattattttctatACCAGTTATGACTATGACATAAGAGTGTTAGTAATACAGTGCTAAAATCTAGAAGTTCTGTGTGGAGCTAGCATTTTTGGAACCATAATTTTCTCATGGCCtcttgcattttctcatttctcaaagTGTAAATAATAGGATTCAGTAAGGGTGTGATAACAGTGTAAAATACAGAAAGGATTTTATTGCCCGCAAAACTACTGAATGGCCAGGCATAGATAAAGATACATGGCCCAAAGAACAGAGTGACCACAGTGATGTGGGCAGACAACGTGGACAGAGCCTTGGAGAGCCCTACAGACGATCTTTGTTGCACAGTGAGCAGGATGACAGTATAGGAGACAAGCAGCAGGAGGAAACAGATAAATGAGAGCAGTCCACTGTCAGCAATGACAAATAATTCCAGGGTGTAGGTCTCCATACAGGCAAGCTTAATCACAAGGGGAAGGTCACAAAATATATTGTCTATGATGTGGGGACCACAAAAAGGCAAGTTCACTGTTAATACCATCTGACTCATGGTGTGTATAAAGCCAATTGTCCATGAAAGTATAACAAACCCTTTCAGCAACTTGTGGCTCATGATCGTCCTGTAGTGTAAGGGTTTACATATGGCTACATATCTGTCAAAAGCCATGGCTACCAAAAGAGTCGCCTCAGCACCTCCAAAGCAGTGCATAAAGAACATCTGAGCCATGCAGCCCCACATGGAAATGACCTTGTGTTCAGTGAGCAAATCTCTGATCATCTTGGGTGTGGTGACTGTGGAGAGACACATGTCCAGGAAGGAGAGGTTTCCAAGGAGGAAGTACATGGGAGAATGAAGGGTGGAACTGAATGTCACCGTGACCATGATGAGAATGTTTCCCAACACAGTAGCACCATAGATCAAGGAGAATGTCACCAAGAAGACAAACTGAAGTTCCCATCCTACAGAAAATCCTAGTAAAATAAACTCGGTCACTACAGATCCATTGTTCAGATCCATTTACTCAACTCAGAAAGATTCCAGAAGTTCTTTATATACAaagagatcttttttaaaaagccaggatTAGTACTGACATTTTctggtttctatttcattcaaCGCAGTGATATGAGAGCATATAATCTTAAATCACAGATCTTTTTGAACCTGATTTCTCAAATCCCGTATCTTCATTGTTCAGAGCTAAGTGTTTGTGTGTTGTGTATGACTGGAGGTATGCAATAGCTTGGAAGTAAATAGTTAAATGATTCAATCCGAAGGTATAGATTTTGCTTTGGTTATAATGTATTACACTCTGTCCTCTGTACTCAGCTTTTGGACATCATCCATAGGATCTAGAGTGGTAAAAAATAATTGGTAACAATTATCTGATTACTATGAGTAAAGCCTTCTTCTAAGTATTTCACATACTTTAACATACTGTTCATAACAGTCTCATGAAGTATTATAATTATACtaattttacatataaggaaactCTGGCATAGGTGTATTAAATGACTAACTCATGATTACATAACTAATAAGAATCAAAACAGGTATTCAATCCCCATCACTCTGACCAGCATCTGGGCTTATAAGCAATAGACCATTTTACCTCCAAAATTaaaggaatgtatatttatgGGCAAGTTACTACATATTGATTAAATTCATCTGTTCCATTCATATGGATCACAGCAGATATTATTCAGCAAGTACGATGGAACCTTTCTAATAATTAACTGCACTTTTTTCTTTATGCAGAATGAATCAATGCCCTGTATCTAGAGAGTTTATCACCTAGAGAGATTAACTTATgaacaaaaaaaagcaatcaaacatgtaagaaaatatttagttTAGCACGTGATGTATCAAAGATGTAAGAATTTTTGAAATGGTGAACTAATTCCAAGTGTTACTTTCAAGATACAGTTTCAAGCTTAGTTGTCCCTATCTTTAAACTACTTAAAATATAGAGAGAGTACTACTGGTCAATAAACAAAAAAGGACCAGTCTTAGAAAATGGATGAGAGCTTATAGGAAGAAAAGAATTAATAGCAGTGAATAGAGTGGTATATTTGGAAAAGTGACTGAATTaaggtttttcttatttttttattagtcaaatgaatttatcacatctatagttgtatactgatcatcacagtccaatttcacaggatttccatcccgcaacccaagcacattcccccaccccacaaactgtctcctccagagaccataaatttttaatgtctgtgagtcagcatctgttctacaaagttcagtctgtctttttttaagattccatatgtcagGAAAAGGGACtgaattaagttttaaaatgcttagggagctgtctgttttcttttctccagtgaCCTGTAATTCCGTTGTTTTCAATTCTACTCAGTCTCCTTTCGAAATACCATATCACTATTATCCAACCTTAATTTCCTGAGTTGCTCTCTTATCATAGATATTGTTAAGAAATGGTCATGGCCTAACaattgggggaaataaaaatgaaaataatgtagaTCACCATCCAGGAGCGTACAGAGTGGGTGCTAAACAGTGGGCTGTGGACCTGGAGGGGCACACAGAGCACAGTGCCACACCACGCCTCTATGAAGGGCAGTATTACATGGTTATCACGTGAGTGGGCAGGATTATTGATAGTGACACCTTTGTGACAGTAATTGCAGTAATTAAATGCACTTTGGAGAAATGACAAGGCTTGGTAATTGTTAGACAATGAATATGCCAGCTATAATTTCGGAACCAATGCCTTCGTTAGATGGAATTTTATGCCCTGGGATAAACAATAGGAAAACCTGCCCATGAAATTAATTCAGTTAAGCATAACTTGATTAAGAAAGAATTATTTTGGCCTTCTAATTTATTTCAGAGGGAAGTCTGGTATTCATTTATGTTGTTGACTTTACCAgcatttgtttccctttttcttctccttcctttctgtgcaagctttatcaaaatatttatttggttctTCACTTAATTCACCTATTCTTATACTATGAGGGTACAAAGGCAATACAAATGGAATAAACTATCATATAACTTAGACAAAAATCTTACTAGTGAAGAAAATTTTTTCCTCTGAGTAATCGGTTGcgcatttcattttaattacctTTACTTAAGTTATGGTGCACCTTGGAGGAATTTGAAGATAATATATTAGAGCTAGGGTGGAACTTTGTAATCATTTATTCTCCACACATCCTTTAGTAAATGCACAATCAAGATACATATAACCAATTAAATCTTCCCAAGTCTTAGAGAGAGAACCACCCCAAGGATATGAGGTGAGTATTAGATGAGAGAATGTGGGTATAAGCTCCTATGTGGGCACAGAATACACACTGAGAGACATGTGTTGCATTGGAGTCATTTGTGTAAATCTAATATTATAATCCTGAGACTTCATGTAAGTCTCTATTAGGATAAGAATGAGCCGAGACTTGTTTTAGTATATTGTTGGATataaatatttctgcttttgctcatgtatatacatttattactTAATGTAAACATAATTGAttcaagtaaatattttcttccttttacattATAGGTTTTAAtagaataaacataattttaatctTGATGAATCCcatgttttctaaaattatacaTGCTTATCCTAAAgtataaatggaattaaaaattatGCAGAGTAAAAAGAAGCCTGAAACAAAAGACCATATGCTTTATAATTTCACTATATGAAACACCTAGGAAACACGAGTATATAAAAAACAGTATATTAATCATCCATTCAGCTGGGAACTGAGTGCAAATGAGCACAGATTTTCTCTCTGTAGttgtgaaaatgatttaaaataagattgtggtgatggttaacAGCTATGTGAATATAATAATTCAATCAGTGAAATTGTATTAAATGGCTCATTTTTATAGTATGTGAGTTATagtcaataaaactttagaagccattatacattttttgcttttattcttaaaattattttattatattaatttactgcttttaaatacacttttttaGTTTTACAGTACTATTCAGCTTCTTATCCTCAAATTGTTTCATTATGAGATAATTAATGACATACTGTGATTCAATGCCacataattttaaactttattaaagtCCTCTATTTGTATTTTTGACTGACATACTTGGAAACgtgcttttgtctgtttttgttggttttcttggCATTTTTCGTAGTATTTGAAATACTCATAATGAGTTTCCTGAAGTGTTCACATTTTCCTTAATTCTCTTGAATATGAACATCCTGTAAGGACTGCTTCCTCTTTATTCATTTAAGATCTCTTTTCTATGTATGGCTTCACAGTTTTATACAgagattttctaaatatatagttCTCATCATTAATTCTCCCATGCAAACTCCT of the Phacochoerus africanus isolate WHEZ1 unplaced genomic scaffold, ROS_Pafr_v1 Scaffold_103, whole genome shotgun sequence genome contains:
- the LOC125119076 gene encoding olfactory receptor 4L1-like — its product is MDLNNGSVVTEFILLGFSVGWELQFVFLVTFSLIYGATVLGNILIMVTVTFSSTLHSPMYFLLGNLSFLDMCLSTVTTPKMIRDLLTEHKVISMWGCMAQMFFMHCFGGAEATLLVAMAFDRYVAICKPLHYRTIMSHKLLKGFVILSWTIGFIHTMSQMVLTVNLPFCGPHIIDNIFCDLPLVIKLACMETYTLELFVIADSGLLSFICFLLLLVSYTVILLTVQQRSSVGLSKALSTLSAHITVVTLFFGPCIFIYAWPFSSFAGNKILSVFYTVITPLLNPIIYTLRNEKMQEAMRKLWFQKC